The Flavobacterium faecale genome has a segment encoding these proteins:
- a CDS encoding efflux RND transporter periplasmic adaptor subunit, with the protein MKQLHKICFLIIGFIFVLGCNSKNEDKHETREFKESIYYTCSMDPQIKEDKPGKCPICHMDLTPAKKDNGAYNSISLSDQQIKLGNISTAFIGTSQQSQQGDYTGVLTVNPEGVKSISARAGGRIEKLYFKTEGDFIQKGQAIYQLYSEPIAIAKQDYVSAYSQLAMPGDFGKNAKTMVAAAKQKLLFYGLSNAQIEAVKKSKEVSPYTTFYSSYSGTISEITATEGSYVMEGAPIIKVANLNTLWLETQVNVNYAKSLRLGQTATISFVDFPSKSVQATISFINPEINPDTRLLLIQLEVANPGLLLKPGMQANVQVTQSNQKGIFVPIDAVVRDEKVTFIWVEKSHGVFENLKVTTGLESNGMIEITSTIDTNKKIVITGVYAVNSEYEFRKGKDPMAGMKM; encoded by the coding sequence ATGAAACAGCTACATAAAATTTGTTTTTTAATAATTGGTTTTATATTCGTTTTGGGATGTAATTCTAAAAATGAAGATAAACACGAAACTCGTGAGTTCAAAGAAAGTATCTATTATACTTGTTCGATGGATCCTCAAATTAAAGAAGATAAGCCAGGGAAATGCCCTATTTGCCACATGGATTTAACGCCTGCAAAAAAAGACAATGGGGCTTATAATTCGATTTCGTTAAGTGACCAACAAATTAAATTGGGGAATATCAGCACAGCTTTTATTGGAACGTCACAACAAAGTCAACAAGGAGATTATACTGGAGTTTTGACGGTAAATCCAGAAGGAGTAAAAAGTATTTCGGCAAGAGCAGGGGGGCGAATTGAAAAATTATATTTTAAAACCGAAGGTGATTTTATTCAAAAAGGACAAGCAATTTATCAATTGTATAGTGAGCCGATAGCAATAGCGAAACAAGATTATGTTTCGGCTTATAGTCAACTCGCAATGCCGGGAGATTTTGGAAAAAATGCCAAAACGATGGTGGCAGCGGCCAAGCAAAAGCTTTTGTTTTACGGATTATCAAACGCACAAATTGAGGCAGTTAAAAAAAGCAAAGAAGTCTCTCCGTATACTACTTTTTATAGCAGCTACAGCGGAACAATATCCGAAATCACGGCTACTGAAGGAAGTTATGTCATGGAAGGTGCCCCAATCATTAAAGTCGCAAACCTTAACACACTTTGGTTGGAAACCCAAGTAAATGTCAACTATGCCAAAAGTTTGCGATTGGGTCAAACGGCAACGATTTCATTTGTAGATTTCCCATCCAAGTCGGTACAAGCGACAATTTCTTTTATCAATCCAGAGATTAATCCAGATACACGATTGCTATTGATTCAGTTAGAAGTAGCCAATCCAGGCTTGCTTTTAAAACCCGGAATGCAGGCAAATGTTCAGGTAACACAATCCAATCAAAAAGGGATTTTTGTTCCTATTGATGCTGTTGTTCGAGATGAAAAAGTTACTTTTATATGGGTCGAAAAAAGTCATGGTGTTTTTGAAAACTTAAAGGTAACTACAGGATTGGAGTCTAATGGCATGATCGAAATTACATCAACAATAGATACCAATAAAAAGATTGTAATTACCGGTGTTTATGCTGTTAATAGCGAATACGAATTCCGAAAAGGAAAAGATCCTATGGCGGGAATGAAAATGTAG